A genomic region of Mycobacterium sp. Aquia_213 contains the following coding sequences:
- a CDS encoding alpha/beta hydrolase: MALSVADIDRWNAEAVREVFHAASARSQSAFGTSRELASLSVFATWEGASREAAAHQNAAVRQDLDAHGNEALAVAQAAEQAAGGIDKVKGDLAKLRADAAAARLQVDAATSQVVAIPQLRYTAAEWAKMQTQRAELQTRLNAIVAEANAVDQELATAINMADGDAPIPTGPHDNRPDVQRALEQPVPQDPKQFADLWNKLTPEEKDWIYGQDHNIGNHPGMPWDPQDHLGRDHYNRLHLPELAQQTQADADRLQHRVDELAAQIYMGDHSDATTGEFNALAPQLLAARHSLDGYQAVQTALDRKDGVRRYLGLIDDQGHGAVAIGNPDYAKRNAILVPGTGQDLAAFEGSDLKSLAMYNSAMVADPNLRPGDVAVTTWMGYDRPMDLFEAAWPDRARAGGGALDAFESGQRASHVGAPSIDTVIGHSYGSTLVGAAASGGHHLDANNVVAVGSPGMLVAHAGDLSLDPGANVYAMRARNDIIELVTDMTLGHDPAANDFGATRLFAAAGPSSDPLGLTPSVAAHSSYWSEGNPALLNLGAVIAGVPPPQAIPSAGGG; the protein is encoded by the coding sequence ATGGCCTTATCGGTCGCAGACATTGACCGGTGGAACGCCGAAGCGGTGCGCGAGGTGTTTCACGCGGCGTCCGCGCGCTCGCAGAGCGCGTTCGGCACCTCTCGTGAGTTGGCGTCGCTCTCGGTGTTCGCCACCTGGGAGGGTGCATCCCGAGAAGCCGCCGCGCACCAGAACGCGGCAGTTCGACAAGACCTCGACGCGCACGGGAACGAGGCGCTCGCGGTCGCACAGGCCGCCGAGCAGGCCGCCGGCGGAATCGACAAGGTCAAGGGCGACCTCGCGAAGCTGCGCGCAGACGCGGCCGCCGCTCGGCTACAAGTCGACGCCGCGACCAGCCAGGTGGTGGCGATTCCGCAATTGCGTTACACCGCAGCCGAATGGGCGAAGATGCAGACGCAGCGTGCCGAGCTGCAGACCCGGTTGAACGCGATCGTGGCCGAGGCCAACGCCGTGGACCAGGAGTTGGCGACGGCGATCAATATGGCCGACGGCGACGCACCCATTCCGACTGGGCCCCATGACAACCGGCCCGACGTGCAACGGGCGTTGGAACAGCCGGTGCCGCAGGATCCCAAGCAGTTCGCCGACCTCTGGAACAAGCTCACGCCGGAGGAGAAGGACTGGATCTACGGCCAGGACCACAACATCGGCAATCACCCCGGAATGCCGTGGGATCCCCAGGACCATCTCGGCAGGGATCACTACAACCGGCTTCATCTGCCCGAGCTTGCGCAACAAACGCAGGCCGACGCCGACCGTCTGCAGCATCGCGTCGACGAACTGGCGGCCCAGATATATATGGGTGATCACAGCGACGCGACGACCGGCGAATTCAACGCGCTGGCCCCCCAACTGCTGGCGGCCCGGCACAGCCTCGACGGCTACCAGGCGGTGCAGACCGCGTTGGACCGCAAGGACGGCGTGCGGCGCTACCTCGGGCTGATCGATGACCAGGGCCACGGGGCGGTGGCCATCGGAAACCCCGACTACGCCAAGCGCAATGCGATCTTGGTGCCCGGCACCGGCCAAGACCTCGCGGCCTTCGAGGGCAGCGACCTGAAGTCCCTGGCGATGTACAACTCCGCGATGGTGGCCGACCCCAACTTGCGGCCGGGCGATGTGGCGGTGACGACCTGGATGGGCTACGACCGTCCGATGGATCTCTTCGAAGCGGCGTGGCCCGATCGGGCCCGGGCGGGCGGGGGAGCGTTGGATGCCTTCGAGAGCGGGCAGCGCGCCTCGCACGTGGGAGCGCCGTCGATCGACACGGTGATCGGGCACAGCTACGGCTCAACGTTGGTCGGTGCGGCCGCATCCGGTGGGCATCACCTCGACGCCAACAATGTCGTCGCGGTCGGCAGCCCCGGCATGCTCGTCGCGCATGCCGGCGACCTGAGTCTGGATCCTGGTGCGAATGTCTATGCCATGCGGGCCCGCAATGACATCATCGAGCTGGTGACCGACATGACGCTGGGCCACGATCCCGCGGCTAACGACTTCGGTGCGACGCGATTGTTCGCGGCGGCCGGACCGAGCAGCGACCCGCTCGGACTGACCCCGAGCGTGGCGGCCCACAGCAGCTACTGGAGTGAGGGAAACCCAGCACTGCTCAATTTGGGTGCGGTCATCGCCGGCGTTCCACCGCCGCAGGCCATTCCGAGTGCCGGGGGAGGCTGA
- a CDS encoding WXG100 family type VII secretion target yields MPDIKIDVEQLTTSGRQVSGHAEDLAAGFLTADNRMEAAQYGWTGTSATALSARAARWLPVSQALVGKVGDHGFALQDAAVQHAIAEAARAQALADVAARAAALSGRG; encoded by the coding sequence GTGCCTGACATCAAGATCGATGTGGAGCAGTTGACGACTTCGGGAAGGCAGGTCAGCGGTCACGCCGAGGATCTGGCGGCGGGGTTCCTGACCGCCGACAACCGGATGGAGGCGGCTCAGTACGGGTGGACCGGTACATCGGCGACCGCGCTGAGCGCGCGGGCGGCTCGGTGGCTGCCGGTGTCACAGGCGTTGGTGGGCAAGGTCGGCGATCATGGATTCGCGCTGCAAGACGCCGCGGTCCAGCATGCGATCGCCGAGGCGGCGCGGGCGCAGGCACTCGCCGATGTTGCTGCCCGGGCCGCCGCGCTCAGTGGGCGCGGCTGA
- a CDS encoding VOC family protein — MSEHEVKMIILSTDDLDESIRFYSETLGMPLKFRDGAHFAALDGGPVTLALATDVDHPIPGQVVVGIKTADVDAAAKAVEASGGGIVKGPYDDAHERRAVVYDNKGNGLVFYKPLAR, encoded by the coding sequence ATGAGCGAGCACGAAGTAAAGATGATCATCTTGTCGACCGACGACTTGGACGAATCGATCCGGTTCTACAGCGAGACCTTGGGAATGCCACTGAAATTCCGCGATGGCGCCCATTTCGCGGCTCTCGACGGTGGCCCGGTCACCCTCGCACTGGCGACCGATGTGGACCATCCCATACCCGGGCAGGTCGTCGTCGGAATCAAGACCGCTGATGTCGATGCGGCGGCCAAGGCGGTTGAGGCCAGCGGTGGCGGCATCGTGAAGGGCCCGTACGACGATGCCCACGAACGCCGTGCCGTGGTCTACGACAACAAGGGCAACGGCTTGGTGTTCTACAAGCCGCTGGCTCGCTGA
- a CDS encoding GtrA family protein, protein MTAESQVNRARPVDRFHKFCEVVVSRLPFGLGSVIAPTFLGFCVINGFTFSVDLALLTTLRDGLDLAVPIAVSVAYACAFALSYVLNRTFNFQSHGAVGSQVAVYVVVVVINYLAFILGVTTLLSAIGLQYQLSRIVAGLCEAVYMYSAMRWVVFRR, encoded by the coding sequence GTGACAGCCGAATCGCAGGTCAACAGGGCGCGCCCGGTCGACCGATTCCACAAGTTCTGCGAGGTCGTGGTCAGCCGGCTTCCGTTCGGGCTCGGCTCGGTGATCGCACCGACTTTTCTCGGCTTCTGCGTGATCAACGGCTTCACCTTCAGCGTCGATCTGGCGCTGCTCACCACGCTGCGTGACGGGCTCGACCTTGCGGTGCCGATCGCGGTCTCGGTCGCTTACGCGTGCGCGTTTGCGCTCAGCTACGTGCTCAACCGCACCTTCAACTTTCAGTCCCACGGCGCGGTCGGGTCCCAGGTCGCCGTCTATGTCGTGGTGGTCGTCATCAACTACCTGGCTTTCATCCTCGGGGTGACCACGCTGTTGTCGGCCATCGGGCTGCAATACCAGCTGTCGCGAATCGTGGCGGGCCTGTGCGAAGCGGTGTACATGTACAGCGCGATGCGATGGGTGGTCTTCCGCCGCTGA
- a CDS encoding serine/threonine-protein kinase PknD, whose translation MEGKGFGRYRLVELLGRGDLGEVWRAYDTDIADRTAAIKLLPPQLAADPAIAEQFRREVTAAARLNNPHIIPIHDFGEIDQHLYIDMELIEGRNLKQVLADGPVEPARAVHIIEQVAEALHAAHAVRLVHGDVKPSNILLDRDDFAYLVDVGIARLAPWYETRLSNSDNEIASWHYMAPERSGAREADPRADVYSLACVLYECLTGQPPFAGDTWLFAAHLSTPPPRPSVTQRGVPPRLDDVIATGMAKDPANRYATAVELAHAARDAITAPADRHRRDAPPPMPPPQAPAAPYYEEPALPPMEPRVPPAGDPDFAAPPAPPADEPPDWGEPFELPQPDDEGPPRRWWRRPVIVIPAALLTVVVVVAAVVIAVWLHGPRTAAPAQHRGPPYGPQVTLPFNGLGHPADVEVDTSGNVYVADDANNRVLKLPAGSSTAIELPFPGLNSPEGVAADNAGNLYVADTNNNRVLKLAAGSNTPIELPFTGLHRPQGVSTDDAGALYLADTDANRVLELAPGSNTPIELPFTGLNGPEGVGLDNARNVYIADSGNSRVVMLAADSTTQSVVPFSGLFTPGDPSGVAVDSGGDIFVTDYTNNRVLKMEAGTQRQSVLPFVGLNHPSGIAVDKAVNIYITDYTGDRVVKLPAK comes from the coding sequence GTGGAGGGAAAGGGGTTTGGTCGCTATCGGCTCGTCGAGTTGTTGGGCCGGGGCGACCTGGGGGAGGTGTGGCGCGCCTATGACACCGACATCGCCGACCGCACTGCCGCGATCAAGCTGCTTCCGCCACAGCTTGCCGCCGATCCCGCGATCGCGGAGCAGTTCCGCCGGGAAGTGACCGCGGCCGCACGGCTGAACAACCCGCACATCATTCCGATCCACGATTTCGGCGAGATCGACCAGCACCTGTATATCGACATGGAGCTGATCGAAGGCCGCAACCTCAAACAGGTGTTGGCCGACGGGCCGGTCGAGCCGGCCCGCGCCGTGCACATCATCGAGCAGGTGGCCGAGGCGTTGCACGCCGCGCACGCGGTCCGTCTGGTGCACGGCGACGTCAAACCCTCCAACATCCTGCTCGATCGCGACGACTTCGCCTATCTGGTCGACGTCGGGATCGCCCGTTTGGCGCCCTGGTACGAAACGCGATTGTCGAACTCCGACAACGAGATAGCCAGCTGGCACTACATGGCGCCCGAGCGATCCGGGGCTCGCGAGGCCGACCCCCGCGCCGACGTCTACTCGCTGGCCTGCGTGCTCTACGAATGCCTGACCGGACAGCCGCCCTTCGCCGGCGACACGTGGCTGTTCGCCGCGCACCTGAGCACGCCGCCGCCTCGACCGTCTGTCACCCAGCGCGGCGTGCCCCCGCGCCTCGACGACGTCATCGCCACCGGCATGGCCAAAGACCCCGCCAACCGGTATGCCACCGCCGTCGAGCTGGCCCACGCCGCCCGCGACGCCATCACCGCACCGGCCGACCGACACCGTCGGGACGCACCCCCGCCGATGCCCCCACCGCAGGCCCCGGCCGCCCCGTACTACGAGGAGCCGGCCCTGCCGCCGATGGAACCGCGGGTCCCGCCGGCCGGCGACCCGGATTTCGCGGCGCCCCCAGCTCCGCCTGCCGACGAACCGCCCGACTGGGGGGAACCCTTCGAGCTGCCGCAACCCGACGACGAGGGCCCGCCGCGCCGGTGGTGGCGCCGGCCGGTCATCGTGATTCCGGCTGCCCTGCTGACGGTGGTTGTCGTTGTCGCTGCCGTGGTGATCGCCGTGTGGCTGCACGGCCCGCGGACCGCGGCGCCCGCCCAGCACCGCGGTCCTCCCTACGGCCCGCAAGTCACGTTGCCGTTCAACGGGCTTGGTCACCCAGCCGATGTGGAGGTGGACACCTCCGGCAACGTCTATGTCGCCGACGACGCCAACAATCGGGTGCTGAAGCTGCCGGCGGGCTCGAGCACGGCGATCGAGCTGCCCTTTCCGGGTCTCAACTCGCCCGAGGGCGTGGCGGCGGATAACGCCGGCAACCTGTATGTCGCTGACACCAACAACAATCGGGTGCTGAAGCTGGCGGCCGGCTCGAACACCCCGATCGAGCTGCCGTTCACCGGCCTGCACCGGCCCCAGGGTGTTTCGACGGACGATGCGGGTGCTCTCTATCTCGCTGACACCGACGCCAATCGGGTGCTGGAGCTGGCCCCCGGCTCGAACACCCCGATCGAGTTGCCGTTCACCGGCCTCAACGGGCCCGAGGGCGTGGGGCTGGACAACGCGCGCAACGTCTACATCGCCGACTCGGGCAACAGCCGGGTGGTGATGTTGGCGGCCGACTCGACCACCCAGTCCGTGGTGCCGTTCAGCGGCCTGTTCACCCCCGGGGACCCCAGCGGTGTTGCGGTGGACAGCGGGGGCGACATCTTTGTCACCGACTACACGAATAACCGGGTGCTCAAGATGGAGGCCGGGACACAGCGGCAGAGCGTGCTGCCCTTCGTCGGGCTCAACCACCCCAGCGGTATCGCGGTGGACAAGGCCGTCAACATCTACATCACCGACTACACCGGCGACCGGGTCGTGAAGCTGCCCGCGAAGTGA
- a CDS encoding DUF732 domain-containing protein codes for MKTALAASSIALSALLWSVPAVANAEPENTADYISYLDQNNIKYANHDSIVHIGTNLCNELRNNLLPPDQALQRIQNMGYSQQQTKVIAFAAVEAFCPDMDIDAQKAPKS; via the coding sequence ATGAAAACAGCACTAGCGGCGTCCTCCATCGCCCTGTCCGCACTGCTGTGGTCAGTGCCAGCAGTCGCGAACGCTGAGCCGGAAAACACGGCCGACTACATCTCCTACCTCGACCAGAACAACATCAAGTACGCCAACCACGACTCGATCGTCCACATAGGGACGAATCTGTGCAACGAGCTGCGCAACAACCTCCTCCCACCGGATCAGGCCCTGCAGCGTATTCAGAACATGGGCTACAGCCAGCAGCAGACGAAGGTGATCGCCTTCGCCGCGGTCGAGGCGTTCTGCCCGGACATGGATATCGACGCCCAAAAAGCGCCCAAGTCGTAG
- a CDS encoding polysaccharide deacetylase family protein: protein MARLTDLAPPATRATVKNIAAGMLCAAGVPALARRRHRDALAIVMFHGVEDEPLSPACWHVLDSARYRRQLEYIREHFNVLPLEEALERLAAGTLPPRAMAITFDDGTRNLATHAVPVLRELGLPAAVFLATGPMGSDETLWPDRLWLAIARTSATEADLSALGLGTRSLDGTASRGAVYAAAVARLKDLADAQRIAVLDEILGALDDGGAGGPFRMLSWDEAREMADDGLVTLYPHTVTHPILARCNDDKVEREIADSCATLERETGLTPTIFAYPNGRLQDFDARAKDALRRRGVRWALSTTLGFADRGCDPMALPRLAVGSDSSFGYFRLMVSGGLPRR, encoded by the coding sequence ATGGCAAGACTGACCGACCTCGCCCCTCCCGCGACCCGGGCGACCGTCAAGAACATCGCGGCCGGGATGCTCTGCGCCGCCGGCGTACCGGCGTTGGCCCGGCGGCGTCACCGCGATGCGCTCGCGATCGTCATGTTCCATGGCGTGGAAGACGAACCGCTGTCGCCGGCGTGCTGGCATGTACTGGACTCGGCCAGGTATCGCCGTCAACTCGAATACATCCGCGAGCACTTCAACGTCCTGCCGCTCGAGGAGGCCCTCGAACGGCTTGCCGCGGGGACGTTGCCGCCGCGCGCGATGGCGATCACCTTCGACGACGGCACCCGCAACCTCGCCACGCACGCGGTCCCGGTGCTGCGCGAGCTGGGGTTGCCCGCGGCGGTGTTCCTGGCGACCGGCCCGATGGGGAGCGACGAAACCCTTTGGCCCGACCGGCTTTGGCTGGCGATCGCACGCACCAGCGCGACCGAGGCCGATCTGAGCGCGCTCGGTCTGGGCACTCGCTCGCTCGACGGGACGGCCAGCCGTGGCGCTGTCTATGCGGCCGCGGTCGCCCGGCTGAAAGACTTGGCCGACGCACAACGGATCGCGGTGCTGGACGAGATTCTCGGCGCACTGGACGACGGCGGCGCCGGTGGTCCGTTCCGGATGCTGTCCTGGGACGAAGCACGTGAGATGGCCGACGACGGTCTGGTGACGCTCTATCCGCACACGGTGACTCACCCGATCCTGGCCCGCTGCAACGACGACAAGGTCGAGCGGGAGATCGCGGATTCGTGTGCGACGCTGGAGCGTGAAACCGGTCTCACCCCAACGATTTTCGCTTACCCGAATGGGCGCCTGCAAGATTTCGATGCCCGCGCGAAGGACGCCTTGCGCCGCCGCGGGGTGCGCTGGGCGCTGTCGACGACATTGGGTTTCGCCGATCGTGGCTGCGACCCGATGGCGTTGCCGCGGTTGGCGGTGGGCAGCGATTCGTCGTTCGGCTACTTCCGACTGATGGTCTCGGGCGGGCTGCCCCGCCGTTAG
- a CDS encoding glycosyltransferase family 4 protein codes for MKAPARLPVRVLTIGNAPAGPNSRGGMATMMRLLLEDGDARFRVRLVPTYNDASLAVRMWTGISGMLKASALLLFGFVDVFHVHYSWRGSIVRKAVPLFVARLRGVPTIVHGHTTYFFSWLDELPRPVGRAVRLALRADYSVVLGEFHVKESCASLGVDESRTRVLYNPVVVPALAPSPRTEQPLRAVALGRLGENKGSYDLVRAIGMLPNDIRDDLRVTLAGDGDVDEVRELVRGSGLEDTIAVVGWVGPDERDRLLAESAIFLLPSYSEGLPMAVLEAMASGVVPVTTAVGAIPEVVTDGVNGVLISPGEPEQLAAALQSLIVDAELRNRLAAAAYTRAKEFDVAHWREALHDLWLAAASR; via the coding sequence ATGAAGGCGCCAGCGCGCCTTCCGGTCCGGGTGCTGACGATCGGGAACGCCCCGGCCGGGCCGAACAGCCGCGGCGGCATGGCGACGATGATGCGTCTGCTGCTTGAGGACGGCGACGCACGGTTCCGCGTCCGGCTGGTGCCCACCTACAACGACGCTTCCCTCGCGGTGCGGATGTGGACGGGTATATCGGGCATGCTCAAAGCATCCGCGCTGCTGTTGTTCGGCTTCGTCGACGTCTTTCACGTGCACTATTCGTGGCGCGGCAGCATCGTCCGCAAGGCCGTGCCGCTGTTCGTCGCGCGACTGCGCGGCGTCCCGACCATCGTCCACGGCCACACCACGTACTTCTTCTCTTGGCTCGACGAGCTACCGCGGCCGGTGGGTCGCGCCGTACGCCTGGCGCTGCGCGCCGACTATTCGGTGGTGCTCGGCGAATTCCACGTCAAGGAATCGTGCGCGAGCCTCGGCGTCGACGAGTCCCGCACCCGCGTGCTCTACAACCCCGTGGTGGTACCTGCCCTGGCCCCGTCCCCGCGCACCGAGCAGCCGCTGCGGGCGGTGGCGCTGGGCAGGCTGGGCGAAAACAAGGGCAGCTACGACCTTGTTCGTGCTATCGGCATGCTGCCCAACGATATTCGGGACGACCTGCGGGTCACCCTGGCCGGCGACGGGGACGTGGACGAGGTGCGCGAGCTGGTCCGCGGCAGCGGACTCGAGGACACCATCGCGGTTGTCGGCTGGGTCGGTCCCGACGAGCGGGATCGGCTGTTGGCCGAGTCGGCGATCTTTCTGCTGCCCAGCTACAGCGAAGGCCTTCCGATGGCGGTGCTGGAGGCGATGGCCAGCGGCGTCGTGCCGGTGACCACCGCGGTGGGGGCCATACCGGAGGTGGTTACCGACGGAGTGAACGGCGTACTGATCAGCCCCGGCGAGCCCGAGCAACTGGCGGCGGCGCTGCAGTCCCTGATCGTCGACGCCGAGCTGCGTAATCGCCTGGCGGCAGCGGCGTATACGCGTGCCAAGGAGTTCGACGTCGCCCACTGGCGGGAGGCGTTGCACGACCTGTGGCTTGCCGCCGCGTCGCGGTGA
- a CDS encoding GAP family protein: MEALLLALAGLAFLDSLNVLNVGVVSAVVYASRLDRRSPLPGGLSFVVGLFAITTTFGVCTVLGLGFLTHAVDFKITPALRFWGQLLLGVVLMCLAYFPLTAQTSAPGWALAAMRQRPWLLGILGAAIGTGQAPTSIPYLTGLAMLAALHPRPPMWPLLIYVYWTLALTPSLVILFLATRKTTRAVRIQRAIVRGLTRYGPISVRILFLVVGVGLVADALLFRSVLW, translated from the coding sequence ATGGAAGCTCTTTTGCTGGCGCTCGCCGGTCTGGCCTTCCTCGACTCGCTGAATGTCCTCAACGTGGGTGTCGTGTCAGCCGTCGTCTACGCCAGCCGACTCGATCGCCGATCGCCGCTCCCTGGCGGCTTGAGCTTCGTCGTTGGGTTGTTCGCGATCACCACCACGTTCGGCGTCTGCACGGTCCTCGGACTCGGCTTCTTGACGCACGCGGTTGACTTCAAAATCACACCGGCGCTTCGGTTTTGGGGCCAGCTGCTGCTGGGCGTGGTGCTGATGTGCCTGGCCTACTTTCCGTTGACCGCGCAAACGTCGGCTCCGGGGTGGGCGCTGGCGGCCATGCGGCAGCGTCCCTGGCTGCTCGGGATTCTTGGCGCCGCGATCGGCACCGGGCAGGCGCCGACCTCAATTCCGTACCTCACCGGGTTGGCCATGCTCGCCGCGTTGCATCCGCGACCGCCGATGTGGCCGCTGCTGATTTACGTCTACTGGACGCTGGCGCTCACGCCGTCGCTGGTGATTCTGTTTCTGGCCACTCGAAAGACCACCCGAGCCGTCCGGATACAGCGTGCGATCGTGCGCGGCCTTACTCGCTACGGCCCGATTTCGGTGCGAATATTGTTTCTGGTCGTCGGTGTCGGACTCGTGGCGGACGCCCTGCTGTTTCGCAGTGTCCTGTGGTGA
- a CDS encoding glycosyltransferase, with product MKFALAGYGSRGDIEPFAAVGRELLRRGHDVSMAVTPNMIGFVESAGLTAGAFGPDPPQNKDFSHTTLQNPILMMSAFTESIRAAWVQWGTSLLALADGADLVLTGKSEQGLAANVAAHHDIPQAALHFFPDGAASPNEMLARLGVEAEDAQRTELGLPEATGSPALEIQAYDKLCFPGLAQQWAEQGLRRPFVGSLTLELPADSDAEALSWIDAGTAPIYFGFGSGVRVTSAETVAVIAEACAQLGERALICSGPNDFTAVPHFDHVKVVGEVNHATVFPACRAVVHHGGAGTTAAGLRAGVPALILSLGVDDQQVWAATVQRLKVGAGQEFRATTLDSLVAELRCILAPEYATRAHAIAALMAAPAESVTRAADLLEEAARAGR from the coding sequence TTGAAATTTGCGCTCGCCGGCTACGGCAGCCGCGGCGACATCGAACCCTTCGCGGCCGTCGGCAGGGAGCTGCTGCGTCGAGGTCACGACGTGTCCATGGCGGTCACGCCCAACATGATCGGCTTCGTCGAATCGGCGGGGCTTACCGCCGGTGCCTTCGGGCCGGATCCGCCGCAGAACAAGGACTTCTCGCACACGACGCTGCAGAACCCGATCCTGATGATGTCCGCGTTCACCGAGAGCATCCGAGCGGCGTGGGTGCAGTGGGGCACGTCGCTGCTGGCGCTCGCAGACGGTGCCGACCTGGTGTTGACCGGAAAGAGCGAGCAGGGACTGGCCGCCAATGTCGCTGCACACCATGACATTCCGCAGGCCGCGCTGCACTTCTTCCCGGACGGCGCGGCGAGCCCCAACGAGATGCTGGCGCGCCTTGGGGTCGAGGCCGAAGATGCTCAGCGCACCGAACTGGGCCTGCCCGAAGCAACCGGGTCGCCCGCGCTGGAAATCCAGGCCTACGACAAACTCTGCTTTCCCGGACTGGCCCAACAATGGGCGGAACAGGGTCTGCGCCGGCCCTTCGTCGGCTCACTGACTTTGGAGTTGCCGGCGGATTCCGACGCCGAGGCCTTGTCATGGATCGACGCCGGGACGGCACCGATCTACTTCGGCTTCGGCAGCGGCGTACGGGTCACCTCGGCCGAGACGGTCGCGGTGATCGCCGAGGCCTGCGCACAGTTGGGTGAGCGCGCGCTGATTTGCAGTGGCCCCAACGACTTCACCGCCGTTCCGCATTTCGACCACGTCAAAGTGGTCGGCGAGGTGAACCATGCGACCGTCTTTCCGGCGTGCCGCGCGGTCGTCCACCACGGCGGCGCCGGCACCACGGCCGCGGGCCTGCGGGCCGGAGTCCCGGCGTTGATCCTCTCGCTCGGGGTGGACGATCAGCAGGTTTGGGCGGCGACCGTGCAGCGGTTGAAAGTCGGTGCGGGCCAGGAGTTTCGGGCGACCACCCTGGATTCGTTGGTTGCGGAGCTGCGGTGCATCCTCGCCCCGGAATACGCCACCCGGGCCCATGCGATTGCCGCCCTGATGGCCGCGCCCGCCGAAAGCGTCACCCGCGCCGCCGATCTCCTGGAGGAGGCCGCCCGCGCCGGCCGCTAG
- the cmtR gene encoding Cd(II)/Pb(II)-sensing metalloregulatory transcriptional regulator CmtR produces the protein MLTCEARESALARLGRALADPTRCRILVALLDGVRYPGELASQLGLTRSNVSNHLSCLRGCGLVVATYEGRQVRYALADAHLARALRELVQVVLAVDTDQPCIDEPAASKTGTAR, from the coding sequence ATGCTGACTTGTGAGGCGCGGGAATCGGCGCTGGCCCGACTGGGGCGGGCGCTGGCGGATCCGACGCGATGCCGGATTCTGGTGGCGTTGCTCGACGGCGTGCGCTACCCGGGCGAATTGGCGTCCCAGCTTGGCTTGACCCGATCGAACGTTTCCAATCACTTGTCGTGCCTGCGCGGGTGCGGTTTGGTGGTGGCCACCTACGAGGGACGACAGGTCCGTTACGCATTGGCCGACGCGCACCTGGCCCGCGCCCTGAGGGAACTGGTCCAGGTGGTGCTCGCCGTCGACACCGATCAGCCGTGCATTGACGAGCCCGCGGCCAGCAAGACGGGTACGGCGCGATGA
- a CDS encoding cation transporter, which translates to MNDKDVPSPVGPTLPMSAPETDCCNDGCCSTETTNLVDPQRRAVLSRRVRLLVSATITYNIVEAVVALSAGAVASSAALIGFGLDSVIEVSSAAAVYWQFSGSDPEAREHAALRVIALSFFALAGYVTVESIRSLAGGETAGSSTAGIILAAVSLVVMPLLSYAQRRAGRELGSASAVADSNQTLLCTYLSGVLLVGLLLNYLFGWAWADPVVALVIAAVAVREGRTAWRGEHCC; encoded by the coding sequence ATGAACGACAAGGATGTCCCGAGCCCGGTTGGCCCGACGTTGCCGATGTCGGCGCCGGAGACAGACTGCTGCAATGACGGATGCTGCAGCACCGAGACCACGAATCTCGTTGACCCACAACGGCGTGCCGTGTTATCGCGACGCGTGCGGCTGCTCGTCTCTGCCACGATCACCTACAACATCGTCGAGGCCGTCGTCGCGCTCTCGGCCGGCGCGGTGGCGTCGTCGGCCGCGTTGATCGGGTTCGGGCTGGACTCGGTGATCGAGGTCTCCTCGGCGGCCGCGGTGTACTGGCAGTTCTCCGGGAGCGACCCCGAGGCCCGCGAACACGCCGCGCTGCGGGTCATCGCGCTGTCGTTCTTCGCATTGGCCGGCTACGTGACGGTCGAATCCATTCGGTCGCTGGCCGGCGGCGAAACCGCTGGATCCTCCACCGCCGGAATTATTTTGGCGGCCGTGTCGCTGGTGGTCATGCCGCTGCTGTCGTACGCACAGCGCCGCGCCGGCCGCGAGCTGGGTTCGGCCAGCGCCGTCGCCGACTCCAACCAGACCCTGCTGTGCACCTACCTGTCCGGCGTGTTGCTGGTCGGGCTGCTGCTGAACTATCTGTTCGGCTGGGCCTGGGCAGATCCCGTTGTGGCGCTGGTGATCGCCGCCGTGGCAGTCCGGGAGGGCCGGACCGCCTGGCGGGGCGAGCACTGCTGCTGA